A stretch of Paenibacillus peoriae DNA encodes these proteins:
- a CDS encoding (2Fe-2S) ferredoxin domain-containing protein gives MAIFELEPMKHHVLICNGGTCMRHEGEEVTQAIRDEIRKQNAEAYIHTTRTRCNGRCHDAAVVIVYPQGDWYGQMTPDSGTQLVRKLVTGEKLEPHLFYECTGQSSSE, from the coding sequence ATGGCTATTTTTGAATTAGAACCAATGAAGCATCATGTATTGATTTGCAATGGAGGCACATGTATGCGACATGAGGGTGAAGAAGTTACACAGGCAATTCGGGATGAAATTCGTAAACAAAATGCAGAGGCATATATTCACACGACCAGAACTCGCTGTAATGGGCGTTGTCATGATGCTGCGGTTGTGATCGTCTATCCTCAAGGGGACTGGTATGGTCAAATGACCCCCGACTCGGGGACTCAACTAGTGCGGAAGCTCGTAACGGGAGAGAAGCTGGAACCTCATCTTTTTTATGAGTGTACAGGTCAATCCAGCTCGGAATAA
- a CDS encoding winged helix-turn-helix transcriptional regulator — MSDDRQPKLLCGKVEQSFQIISKKWTALIIHTLMEHPKRFSEIHVSIPDLSKRMLNERIKELELSGLILRNVITERPVRTEYSLTRKGKELGDALNGVESWAERWL, encoded by the coding sequence ATGAGCGACGACAGGCAGCCTAAGCTTTTGTGCGGTAAGGTGGAACAGTCCTTTCAGATCATCAGCAAAAAATGGACCGCTCTCATCATTCATACTTTGATGGAACATCCCAAACGATTTAGTGAAATTCACGTCTCCATACCCGATCTTAGCAAACGCATGCTGAACGAACGCATCAAGGAACTAGAGCTTTCCGGCCTGATCCTTCGCAATGTCATCACAGAGCGGCCTGTGCGTACCGAGTATTCGCTGACACGCAAGGGTAAAGAGCTAGGTGATGCATTGAATGGTGTGGAGAGCTGGGCCGAGAGATGGCTTTAA
- a CDS encoding Rrf2 family transcriptional regulator, whose amino-acid sequence MSTHFSVSIHCLLLLAEGAPERMTSSLIASSINTNPVVVRRIMSRLKQAGLVDSSPGARGFRLSMSSSNINLKMIYEATKDEGPLFAIHTDSNLNCEVGRNIDALLDGLYTVAEQKIQTFFETVTLRDLEQALQQRVGQQSSSV is encoded by the coding sequence ATGAGTACCCATTTTTCCGTTAGTATCCATTGTCTGCTTCTTCTGGCTGAAGGGGCACCGGAGCGAATGACATCGTCACTTATAGCTTCCAGCATCAATACAAACCCGGTAGTTGTGAGAAGGATTATGAGCCGCCTCAAGCAAGCGGGTTTGGTTGATTCATCGCCTGGAGCACGCGGCTTTCGTCTAAGCATGTCCAGTTCAAACATCAATCTGAAAATGATCTATGAAGCGACTAAGGATGAAGGTCCGTTGTTCGCCATCCACACCGATAGCAATCTTAATTGTGAGGTAGGCAGGAACATAGACGCATTGTTGGATGGTTTATATACCGTGGCAGAGCAGAAAATACAGACGTTTTTCGAGACCGTTACGCTGCGAGATTTGGAGCAGGCACTTCAGCAGCGCGTGGGGCAACAAAGTTCATCTGTGTAA
- a CDS encoding DivIVA domain-containing protein — protein sequence MDEHMKRRLDKQKQLFKQLGIQLDALSIHEKQFKNKMRGYDPDEVDAFLDEVIKDYERFYANIADLMDKWQEQQATIRDLKNAPKPAADLNGLDRRQLEDIVKQLEYSVRQLKVRVRPENDYFPE from the coding sequence ATGGATGAACATATGAAGCGTCGTCTGGATAAGCAAAAGCAGTTGTTTAAACAACTGGGCATTCAGCTGGACGCGCTCTCCATTCATGAGAAACAGTTTAAGAATAAAATGCGCGGCTATGATCCGGACGAGGTAGATGCCTTTCTGGATGAAGTGATCAAGGATTATGAACGCTTTTATGCGAATATAGCCGACCTGATGGACAAGTGGCAGGAGCAGCAGGCAACCATACGTGATTTGAAAAATGCACCCAAGCCAGCGGCCGACCTTAATGGACTTGACCGTCGTCAACTGGAGGATATCGTAAAACAGTTGGAATATAGTGTGCGCCAATTAAAGGTGCGAGTACGTCCTGAAAATGACTATTTTCCGGAGTAA
- a CDS encoding SOS response-associated peptidase, whose product MCKRFSLSADLDEVRDHFGIQRVMYYYKTRYNMSPTQHVPIVLHQDGERVLDEFRWGFIPYWGKDCVNADLNTVRVNPSYRKMAETRRCIIPCNGFYYWRKLGKRMCAVRVVLPEQKMFAVAGLYEVWHDSRKEPLRTCTMMTVHANTDIREFDTRMPAILEADHIDSWLDPSVQNIDELLPLLRTYEQGDMNIYPVTPLVANDEHDNRECIQEMDLQWSWIKP is encoded by the coding sequence ATGTGCAAAAGGTTTTCGTTATCGGCTGATTTAGATGAGGTGAGGGATCACTTTGGTATACAACGGGTGATGTATTATTACAAAACACGCTATAACATGAGTCCTACTCAGCATGTTCCAATTGTGCTGCATCAGGATGGAGAGCGGGTACTTGATGAATTTCGTTGGGGATTTATTCCCTACTGGGGCAAGGATTGTGTCAATGCAGACTTAAATACGGTTCGGGTAAATCCGAGTTATCGCAAGATGGCGGAAACCCGACGCTGTATCATTCCATGCAATGGATTTTATTATTGGCGAAAATTAGGCAAACGCATGTGTGCTGTAAGGGTGGTACTGCCGGAACAGAAGATGTTTGCGGTCGCGGGGCTATATGAAGTATGGCATGATAGTCGTAAGGAGCCTTTACGCACCTGTACGATGATGACAGTTCATGCTAATACGGATATACGTGAATTCGATACCCGCATGCCAGCTATTTTGGAAGCTGATCATATAGATTCATGGCTGGATCCGTCTGTCCAGAACATAGATGAGCTGCTGCCTCTATTGCGCACGTATGAGCAAGGCGACATGAACATCTATCCAGTGACCCCGCTGGTGGCCAATGATGAACATGATAACCGTGAATGTATTCAGGAAATGGATTTGCAGTGGTCCTGGATTAAACCTTAA
- a CDS encoding MFS transporter — protein MSDLTSLPPAKKRKLLFSAGLSWLFDAMDVGLLSFIVAALAKEWHLGSEQIGLLTAMNSIGMVFGAAMAGILADRYGRRAILVWTLLIFSIASGLSALATGLGMLLVLRFIAGAGLGGELPVASTLVSESVPVKERGRAVVLLESFWAAGWILSALIAYFVIPKYGWQMAFILGAVPALYALYLRRAIDDSPRYKLQSVKLPLRARLASIWSGPNRKSTLMLWILWFTVVFSYYGMFLWLPSIMFMKGFELVKSFEYVLIMTLAQLPGYFTAAYLIEKLGRKFVLIIYLLLTAVSAIWFGTSETAGMLLAAGICLSFFNLGAWGAMYAYTPELYPTAVRSTGVGMAAAFGRIGGVIGPFAVGILVGQGVVLPSIFVIFFVAILIGAAAVWLLGTETKNQEID, from the coding sequence ATGAGTGACTTAACTTCATTACCACCAGCCAAAAAAAGAAAATTGCTGTTCAGTGCAGGGCTTAGCTGGCTGTTTGATGCTATGGATGTAGGGCTGCTTTCATTTATAGTCGCAGCGTTGGCAAAGGAGTGGCATCTGGGATCTGAGCAAATTGGACTGCTGACTGCAATGAATTCGATAGGAATGGTGTTCGGAGCCGCTATGGCGGGGATTTTGGCTGATCGTTACGGCAGACGCGCCATTTTAGTGTGGACATTGTTGATCTTTTCTATTGCCAGCGGCTTATCAGCTTTGGCGACAGGCCTCGGAATGCTGCTGGTGCTGCGTTTTATTGCTGGTGCAGGCTTGGGCGGGGAATTGCCGGTTGCTTCGACGCTGGTGTCAGAATCAGTGCCTGTGAAAGAACGAGGGAGAGCGGTTGTGCTGCTGGAAAGCTTCTGGGCGGCAGGCTGGATCCTTTCGGCTCTTATTGCTTATTTTGTTATTCCAAAGTATGGTTGGCAAATGGCATTTATTCTCGGCGCAGTACCTGCGCTGTACGCTCTTTATCTGCGTAGAGCTATTGATGATTCACCGCGTTACAAGCTGCAAAGCGTTAAACTTCCGCTGCGTGCACGATTGGCTTCGATTTGGTCGGGACCTAATCGCAAGTCTACGCTGATGCTGTGGATTTTATGGTTCACAGTTGTATTTTCATACTACGGCATGTTCCTGTGGCTACCTAGCATTATGTTTATGAAAGGCTTCGAACTGGTTAAAAGCTTTGAGTATGTGCTGATCATGACGCTTGCCCAACTCCCAGGTTACTTTACCGCCGCCTATCTAATTGAAAAGCTGGGCCGCAAATTCGTACTGATCATCTACTTGCTGCTCACAGCCGTGTCTGCCATTTGGTTTGGCACCTCGGAAACGGCGGGAATGCTGCTAGCTGCTGGTATCTGCTTGTCCTTTTTTAATCTCGGTGCATGGGGAGCCATGTACGCCTATACACCAGAATTGTACCCGACAGCCGTCCGTTCAACCGGTGTGGGTATGGCGGCTGCGTTTGGTCGTATTGGAGGCGTTATCGGGCCTTTTGCAGTCGGTATACTCGTAGGACAGGGCGTAGTGTTACCATCTATCTTTGTGATTTTCTTCGTAGCTATCTTGATCGGAGCAGCGGCTGTATGGTTGCTGGGTACGGAAACCAAAAATCAGGAGATTGACTAA
- a CDS encoding nitroreductase family protein — translation MTKDFFTALKDRRSYYGISKEQVISDQRIQEIVEEAVKYTPTSFNSQTSRAVVLLGEHHDKLWNITEDILREVVGNEEQFKSTAEKMNGFRSGYGTVLFFEDNNVIAGLQQQFEAYADNFPIWANQSNGMLQLVVWTALEQEGLGASLQHYNPLIDEKVKNEWNIPEHWKLIAEMPFGKPTFQPGEKEFQPIEERVKTFK, via the coding sequence ATGACTAAAGACTTCTTCACAGCTCTGAAAGACAGACGCTCCTATTATGGTATTAGCAAAGAACAAGTCATTTCTGACCAACGGATTCAAGAAATTGTAGAGGAAGCTGTGAAGTACACACCTACCTCGTTCAACTCCCAAACTTCACGCGCCGTAGTGTTGCTTGGAGAACATCATGACAAACTGTGGAATATTACAGAAGATATTTTGCGGGAAGTGGTAGGCAATGAAGAACAATTCAAATCTACTGCTGAGAAAATGAACGGTTTCCGCAGCGGTTACGGAACGGTCTTGTTCTTTGAAGACAATAACGTGATAGCTGGTCTGCAACAACAATTCGAAGCCTATGCGGACAATTTTCCAATCTGGGCTAACCAATCTAATGGTATGTTGCAATTGGTTGTATGGACAGCTCTGGAACAAGAAGGATTGGGCGCATCCCTTCAGCATTACAACCCTTTGATTGATGAAAAAGTGAAAAACGAATGGAACATTCCTGAGCACTGGAAACTGATTGCTGAAATGCCATTTGGTAAACCGACATTCCAACCAGGTGAAAAAGAATTCCAGCCTATTGAAGAACGTGTAAAAACATTTAAATAA
- the zwf gene encoding glucose-6-phosphate dehydrogenase → MDSMTFVLFGATGDLAKRKIYPALYNLFVEGKIPASFSVIGMGRREVADEQFQSNVEQSIKDFSRHVNEDRAQMDQFLSAFRYSALNVNYPEDYKKLLQLAEQRENDLGIPGNRMFYLSVAPEFFDVIALNIRESGLAETKGWKRLIIEKPFGHDLESARELNDRLSRTFAEDEIYRIDHYLGKPMVQNLEALKFANPLLQGIWNNQYIANVQITASETVGVEERAGYYDHSGAIRDMVQNHMLQVLMMAAMNKPGHVTADQVRDEKSKVMDALRALDPSDIASSVVRGQYTNGEINGKAVPSYKEEPDIGPDSQNDTFISARLWIDNEQWSGVPFYIRTGKRMKEKSTRIVVEFKKDSTDPYAAQGQPTDPNLLIIHVNPDEKVTLRLNSRDPLNAGQLETVLMNYHSEAKDVPEAYERLIFDALRGDSTFFAHWNEVELSWVWVQPVLEAFARGEVPLHTYAAGSYGPEASDQMLEEQGFTWWLDEKSESSEKAVVRS, encoded by the coding sequence ATGGATTCAATGACATTTGTCTTATTTGGAGCGACAGGGGATTTGGCTAAACGCAAAATTTACCCTGCCTTGTATAATTTGTTTGTAGAAGGTAAAATTCCGGCTTCCTTTTCTGTAATTGGGATGGGGCGTCGTGAAGTGGCAGACGAGCAATTTCAAAGTAATGTAGAGCAATCCATTAAGGATTTTTCCAGACACGTGAATGAAGACCGTGCACAGATGGATCAGTTCTTAAGTGCTTTCCGTTACAGCGCATTGAACGTCAACTACCCGGAAGATTATAAAAAGCTGCTACAGCTTGCTGAGCAACGTGAAAATGACTTGGGAATTCCGGGGAACCGCATGTTTTACTTATCGGTGGCACCGGAATTTTTTGATGTGATTGCCCTCAATATTCGGGAGAGTGGTTTAGCTGAAACAAAGGGTTGGAAACGGCTCATTATCGAAAAACCATTTGGGCACGATCTGGAATCCGCACGTGAGTTGAATGATCGCCTGAGTAGAACCTTTGCTGAGGATGAGATTTATCGTATTGACCATTACTTAGGCAAGCCTATGGTTCAAAACCTTGAAGCCTTAAAATTCGCTAATCCGTTGCTTCAAGGGATATGGAACAATCAGTACATCGCCAATGTGCAAATTACCGCTTCTGAGACTGTAGGAGTAGAGGAGCGAGCAGGATACTATGATCACTCTGGCGCTATTCGTGATATGGTACAAAATCACATGCTGCAGGTATTGATGATGGCGGCTATGAACAAGCCGGGACATGTCACGGCTGACCAGGTGCGTGACGAAAAAAGCAAGGTTATGGACGCGCTTCGTGCACTTGATCCTTCTGATATTGCTTCCAGCGTGGTTAGAGGCCAATATACCAACGGTGAGATCAACGGAAAAGCAGTTCCTTCCTATAAAGAAGAGCCGGATATCGGACCTGATTCGCAAAATGATACTTTTATTTCAGCTCGCCTATGGATTGACAACGAACAATGGTCGGGTGTGCCGTTCTATATTCGTACCGGGAAACGCATGAAAGAAAAATCTACTCGTATCGTCGTGGAATTCAAAAAGGATAGCACAGATCCTTATGCCGCTCAAGGGCAACCGACTGACCCGAACTTGCTGATCATCCATGTTAACCCGGATGAAAAGGTAACGCTGCGTCTGAATAGTAGAGACCCGCTAAACGCTGGTCAACTGGAAACGGTTCTGATGAATTATCATTCCGAGGCCAAGGATGTACCAGAAGCCTATGAACGCCTCATCTTTGATGCACTGCGCGGAGATTCCACCTTTTTTGCTCATTGGAACGAAGTTGAGCTTTCATGGGTGTGGGTTCAACCTGTACTGGAAGCTTTTGCTCGTGGTGAGGTTCCACTACACACGTATGCAGCAGGCTCTTACGGTCCAGAAGCTTCAGATCAAATGTTAGAGGAGCAAGGCTTTACATGGTGGCTGGACGAAAAGTCCGAAAGCTCTGAGAAAGCAGTCGTTCGTTCTTAA
- a CDS encoding OsmC family protein, which produces MEHTFLLKADWNGGRNSDGRIEAGQLRTAISIPAEMGGPGVGTNPDEMLLGAAATCYLITLAAMMERASLPVASLALESEGIVDVTNNIFTYRRIVHRPQVQLAADATESQIEQALRLAEQAETSCMISRAVAGNVTLSTEPVVERAS; this is translated from the coding sequence ATGGAGCATACCTTTCTGCTCAAGGCAGACTGGAACGGGGGGCGCAACAGTGACGGTCGTATTGAGGCTGGACAGTTGCGGACTGCAATTTCGATCCCGGCCGAGATGGGAGGCCCTGGTGTGGGCACCAATCCAGATGAAATGCTGCTCGGTGCCGCCGCTACCTGCTATTTGATTACTTTGGCGGCGATGATGGAGCGCGCGAGTCTCCCGGTGGCGTCACTGGCGCTGGAATCCGAAGGGATTGTCGATGTAACGAACAATATTTTTACATATCGCCGAATTGTGCATCGTCCGCAGGTTCAATTGGCCGCCGATGCGACAGAATCACAGATCGAACAAGCATTGCGACTGGCAGAGCAGGCAGAAACCTCATGCATGATCTCGCGTGCTGTAGCGGGAAATGTGACGTTGTCCACAGAGCCCGTGGTGGAGCGCGCCTCTTAA
- the gnd gene encoding phosphogluconate dehydrogenase (NAD(+)-dependent, decarboxylating) translates to MQVGLIGLGKMGLNLGKNLIDHKHELVAYDVNAAAIQEMKDYGAKGASTLEELVQATQSPRVLWIMVPHQIVDSVLDQLQPMLSKGDIIIEGGNSHYKESIARHARLKEHGISFMDAGTSGGMEGARNGACYMIGGDPEAWAVVEPVFRDTAVENGYLYAGKSGSGHFLKMVHNGVEYGMMASIGEGFEVLEKSNFDFDYEQVARVWNNGSVIRSWLMGLTERAFSKDANLDEIRGVMHSSGEGKWTVEEALDIQAATPVIALSLLMRYRSLDADTFNGKVVAALRNEFGGHAVEKK, encoded by the coding sequence ATGCAAGTAGGATTAATTGGTTTGGGAAAAATGGGTTTGAATCTCGGGAAAAATTTGATTGATCATAAGCATGAACTTGTCGCTTACGACGTCAATGCAGCCGCAATCCAAGAAATGAAGGATTATGGAGCTAAAGGTGCTTCTACATTGGAAGAGCTTGTACAGGCAACTCAATCCCCTAGAGTATTATGGATCATGGTTCCTCACCAAATTGTTGATTCTGTGCTGGATCAGCTTCAACCGATGTTGTCCAAAGGGGACATCATTATTGAAGGTGGTAATTCTCATTACAAAGAGTCTATTGCTCGTCATGCCCGCTTAAAAGAACATGGTATCAGCTTCATGGATGCTGGAACTTCAGGCGGGATGGAAGGCGCACGCAATGGCGCTTGTTATATGATCGGTGGCGATCCGGAAGCTTGGGCGGTTGTTGAGCCTGTTTTCCGCGACACAGCAGTGGAAAATGGATATTTGTACGCAGGTAAATCCGGAAGCGGACATTTTCTGAAAATGGTTCATAACGGTGTGGAATACGGCATGATGGCTTCCATCGGTGAAGGATTTGAAGTGCTGGAAAAAAGCAACTTTGACTTTGATTATGAACAAGTAGCGCGTGTGTGGAACAACGGTTCTGTTATCCGCTCTTGGTTGATGGGCTTAACTGAACGTGCATTCTCCAAAGATGCAAACCTGGACGAAATCCGTGGGGTTATGCACTCTTCTGGTGAAGGAAAATGGACGGTTGAAGAAGCGTTGGACATTCAGGCTGCTACACCAGTTATTGCCTTGTCCCTGCTGATGCGCTACCGGTCTCTTGATGCGGACACGTTCAACGGGAAAGTGGTTGCTGCACTGCGTAATGAATTTGGCGGTCACGCGGTAGAAAAGAAGTAA
- a CDS encoding NAD(P)/FAD-dependent oxidoreductase yields the protein MNYDCIIVGGGIAGLQAAIQLGRYSSHRVLVIDSGYGRSTLCHQYHNILGFPEGISGEELRRRGRSEATKLGTEFVEEKAVKAVKRDELFDIQVEEGSMYSSKTLLLATGLTDRFPKLDGLQACLGNSVYVCPDCDGYEVQDRSTVVMGAGKAGASMALILSERTDQLVYVNHERSEVPDELSEKLREKGIGYKEAAISEIITGEPGCFEGVRLADGQVVRAERGFLAFGSNHVHSELAEQLGVHLLHNKHIETHPRSKMTNVENVWVAGDLGAHAEQATVAMGEGAMSAIWIHKVLTGMKTKVPQL from the coding sequence ATGAACTATGATTGCATTATTGTTGGCGGGGGAATTGCCGGTTTGCAAGCAGCCATTCAATTGGGAAGATACAGCAGTCATCGGGTGCTGGTAATAGATTCCGGCTATGGTCGGTCTACGCTGTGTCATCAATATCATAATATTTTGGGATTTCCTGAGGGAATTTCTGGTGAAGAGCTGCGACGGCGTGGACGTAGCGAGGCTACGAAACTAGGAACTGAGTTTGTTGAAGAAAAGGCGGTCAAAGCCGTCAAAAGGGATGAGCTTTTTGACATTCAAGTGGAGGAAGGCTCCATGTATTCGTCAAAGACGCTGCTGTTGGCGACAGGGCTAACGGATCGTTTTCCAAAACTGGATGGGTTACAAGCTTGCTTGGGCAACAGTGTATATGTGTGCCCGGATTGTGACGGTTATGAGGTTCAGGATCGCAGTACGGTCGTCATGGGGGCTGGCAAAGCAGGAGCTTCCATGGCTCTGATTTTATCAGAGCGCACCGATCAACTTGTATATGTCAATCATGAGCGTTCAGAGGTGCCGGACGAGCTGAGCGAAAAGCTGCGGGAAAAAGGGATTGGCTATAAGGAAGCCGCTATTTCTGAGATTATAACCGGAGAACCGGGCTGTTTTGAAGGAGTGCGGCTGGCCGATGGACAAGTAGTTCGAGCAGAGCGGGGCTTTTTAGCTTTTGGCAGCAATCATGTTCATTCAGAGCTGGCAGAGCAACTGGGTGTACATCTGCTGCATAATAAGCACATTGAAACTCATCCTCGCAGCAAAATGACAAATGTGGAAAATGTATGGGTAGCCGGGGACTTAGGGGCTCATGCCGAACAAGCGACTGTAGCGATGGGAGAAGGAGCTATGTCAGCGATTTGGATACACAAGGTATTAACGGGTATGAAAACAAAAGTACCGCAGCTCTGA
- a CDS encoding TraR/DksA C4-type zinc finger protein, whose translation MNHLNDSQLAELKHMLLEQKKDLEKHFEQNGQANAQLGETLTDSTGELSSYDNHPADIGTETFERSRDMAINDSLQDELEQVNAALQRIKDGTYGICVESGEEIPFERLQAIPYTAYTVEHTPTRELSNDRPVEEQVMTPPPKGAGEVRQRNAGRFDDAGAWDAVEKYGTSNSPATAAKRDVTDYDENM comes from the coding sequence ATGAATCATTTGAACGATTCGCAGCTTGCAGAGCTGAAACATATGTTGTTGGAGCAGAAAAAGGATTTAGAAAAGCATTTTGAACAAAACGGTCAGGCAAACGCTCAATTGGGAGAAACACTGACAGATTCCACAGGTGAGCTCTCGTCCTATGACAATCACCCCGCTGATATAGGGACAGAAACCTTTGAACGGTCCCGTGATATGGCGATTAATGATTCGCTGCAAGACGAGCTGGAGCAAGTCAATGCAGCCCTTCAGCGGATAAAGGATGGGACATACGGAATTTGTGTGGAGAGCGGGGAAGAAATTCCTTTTGAACGGTTACAAGCCATTCCATATACAGCCTATACCGTCGAGCACACGCCAACTCGAGAATTATCGAATGACCGTCCGGTAGAGGAACAGGTCATGACTCCGCCGCCCAAGGGTGCAGGTGAGGTTCGCCAACGGAATGCAGGACGATTTGATGATGCGGGCGCATGGGACGCCGTGGAAAAATACGGTACATCGAACTCACCTGCAACTGCCGCCAAGCGTGATGTCACAGATTATGATGAAAATATGTGA
- a CDS encoding metallophosphoesterase family protein: MKIIVLSDTHMPHRGKTLPSRLVQELKGSDLILHAGDWTDWFVYERLAEFAPVQGIAGNNDGVDIVERLGYQRIVEAQGKRIGMVHGHGWRGTTENIALNTFKGETLDCLIYGHSHIPVLKTIDGQLVLNPGSPTDKRGQDEYSFIVLTIEAGQMEAQLVLYPDKH; the protein is encoded by the coding sequence ATGAAAATCATCGTACTTTCAGACACTCATATGCCGCACAGAGGCAAAACACTGCCTAGTCGACTGGTACAGGAGTTAAAAGGCAGTGACCTCATTCTCCATGCCGGAGACTGGACGGATTGGTTCGTATATGAACGTCTAGCTGAATTTGCGCCTGTGCAAGGCATTGCCGGAAACAATGATGGAGTGGACATCGTGGAGCGTCTAGGCTATCAGCGAATCGTTGAAGCCCAAGGCAAGCGAATCGGCATGGTTCACGGTCACGGCTGGCGAGGCACGACAGAAAATATCGCATTGAATACGTTTAAGGGAGAAACGCTGGATTGCCTGATTTATGGACATTCTCATATTCCGGTGCTCAAAACGATTGACGGTCAGCTTGTCCTTAATCCGGGGTCTCCGACGGACAAACGCGGTCAAGACGAATATTCATTTATCGTGCTGACGATTGAAGCTGGTCAGATGGAAGCACAGCTTGTTCTTTATCCAGATAAACATTGA